A stretch of the Panicum virgatum strain AP13 chromosome 9N, P.virgatum_v5, whole genome shotgun sequence genome encodes the following:
- the LOC120689500 gene encoding uncharacterized protein LOC120689500 translates to MEMGQSGNGGGRAVTFDDAVAGRPRNGSLSSYLDAGNKDAEAGRAARPLPAHGGMGSRRRTYADGELDVFAAERYFKGAMDGDGGDCKGAVAAAAAPPVEPSAARPAEAVVVVARPSSTRASTVRVTASSASSANSQTALFRGGHRWRGSPDKKCCVQVGVFMRTCSGKRSVRVDDGGATKEVREAGEPAASRIDWYRELRMQKAALGLAGDDGNSRGLVAAGLPPSLNLGTAKVAAIGREMTREEKAAELSCSSSTRRSFALVAPVVRGNVPATGRVGDGGGAAAGKGGDHDDDDGAGSESSSDLFEIKSLMIDDCPYEPSEASIQWSVVTADASEQRGDRASARWGGGGGGGGRGPVAGRQHRPVGLLAGCASHRAVDVSTASKATAAMHQRVDASQKARNGA, encoded by the coding sequence ATGGAGATGGGTCAATCGGGAaatggcggcggcagggcggtCACCTTCGACGACGCGGTGGCCGGGAGGCCCCGGAACGGCTCCCTCTCGTCGTACCTTGATGCCGGCAACAAGGATGCCGAGGCCGGCCGTGCCGCGCGGCCGTTGCCGGCCCACGGCGGCATGGGGAGCCGGCGCCGCACGTACGCTGACGGCGAGCTCGACGTGTTCGCCGCCGAGCGCTACTTCAAGGGCGCAATGGACGGCGACGGTGGTGACTGCAAgggggccgtcgccgccgcggcggcgccaccggtgGAGCCATCCGCTGCGAGGCCGGCGGaggccgtggtggtggtggccaggCCGTCCTCGACGCGCGCGTCGACGGTGAGAGTGACCGCGAGCTCggcgtccagtgccaacagcCAGACGGCGCTCTTCCGCGGCGGCCACCGGTGGCGCGGCTCCCCCGACAAGAAGTGCTGCGTCCAGGTCGGCGTGTTCATGCGCACGTGCTCCGGGAAGCGGTCGGTGCgcgtcgacgacggcggcgccaccAAGGAAGTCCGCGAGgccggcgagccggcggcgagcaggatcGACTGGTACAGAGAGCTGAGGATGCAGAAGGCCGCCCTTGGGCTCGCCGGGGACGACGGCAACAGCCGTGGCCTGGTGGCCGCCGGTCTCCCGCCGAGTTTGAATCTTGGCACGGCGAAAGTGGCAGCCATCGGGAGGGAGATGACACGGGAGGAGAAGGCGGCCGAGCTCTCCTGCTCAAGCTCTACGAGGAGGAGCTTCGCTCTCGTGGCTCCGGTCGTCCGAGGCAACGTGCCGGCGACCGGCCGCgtcggcgacggtggcggagcagcagcaggcaaaggtggcgaccacgacgacgacgacggcgccgggaGCGAGTCGAGCTCGGACCTGTTCGAGATCAAGAGCTTGATGATCGACGACTGCCCCTACGAGCCGAGCGAGGCGAGCATCCAGTGGAGCGTGGTGACCGCGGACGCGTCGGAGCAGCGCGGCGACCGCGCCTCCGCCAgatggggtggcggcggcggcggtggtggcaggGGTCCTGTCGCCGGGAGGCAGCACCGGCCGGTCGGGCTGCTGGCGGGGTGCGCCAGCCACAGGGCCGTGGACGTGTCGACGGCGTCAAAGGCCACCGCGGCGATGCATCAGCGCGTTGATGCGTCTCAGAAGGCACGGAATGGAGCCTGA